The following coding sequences lie in one Enterococcus sp. 9E7_DIV0242 genomic window:
- a CDS encoding YfhO family protein, translating into MDRKRNTFIKEKGRWLVLGFALPIIVLVIAYGLIGIYPGSEKSIMASDSFSQLGNFFASYNTMLKGEESIFYTWYASFGLNYWSLISYYLGGVFTPLVYFFDNQQIPEFLYFLTLLKFGCSGLAFCYYSLETFKLPKWGHVGLSISYSLMGFGLAFSEMVMWLDTFIYLPLIILGIHRILEKRKPTLLFVSYVLLFISNFYMAFMAGLFTFLYFCARALLLQKGQRKQPIVMYLTTSLLAGGASMAMLLPTILDLKNNGEAMSKVQTILTDGTGPLDLIAKNFVGVYDTTMFGAVPFVFVGLLSLILCLYFFVSKQTTKREKLVYGGLFAVLILSFYLEPLNLFWHGLHTPNMFPFRYSFGLSFLVIALAGYGWERLDKQGIDRLLNIVLVLVLLFTGVKLVGSYSGSYHYVTLLSFGVTVVLSFGYLGLLFLQKKRPTKWLGLLFVLVISIESGVNAYSIFSGIEGEWSYPTVAKYNGSYSDIKTLVDQTKEENASFYRMETLDPVTKNDSLAYGYSGVGMFSSIRNRHSLSYLNDLGYRSWGTNLQINYLNNTLLMDVISGIKYNLTKEDMHKFGFTKQAESGEYALYSNAYAMPLGVLTNEQVYEEGKVRSQTSLFNQLAEKDFEYYTFMEPELVELDNVKLEKSEGLVTYRAKDEEKYSKKIVTWEAVIPAGKQAYLSLAPYNYDDLGTANIELKVNGTSQKTRINMTGQYYDLGMYEEETLVEFSATLTGSTVFSFLTPDIALLDLDLFEEAASSIQQKGVAFTVSGRTAKAEVVTNEEQVLFTTIPYDQGWTVSVDGKQAEIPRFKDAFLTVKIPAGTHTVEFVYLPPGLTSGSLLTVGSVFLFGGYLFVLRKRKGDLFYQVTTADREDTELKLEKKVTESEATETLQSSTIEKAECENSSLGIVEESVPESEGKEEPSEASSLMSSFTFSDKQEGFGFSLHTETEVKKETEEPSDQEK; encoded by the coding sequence ATGGATAGAAAAAGAAACACGTTTATAAAGGAAAAAGGGCGTTGGTTAGTGTTAGGCTTTGCCTTACCGATCATTGTATTGGTTATTGCGTATGGGCTGATTGGGATTTATCCGGGTAGTGAAAAAAGTATCATGGCCAGTGATTCCTTTAGCCAGCTGGGCAATTTCTTTGCCAGCTACAATACCATGTTAAAGGGAGAGGAGAGTATCTTCTATACCTGGTATGCTTCATTTGGATTGAACTACTGGTCGCTTATTTCTTATTACTTAGGCGGGGTGTTTACACCGTTGGTGTATTTCTTTGATAACCAGCAGATACCGGAATTTCTCTATTTCTTAACCTTGCTTAAATTCGGGTGTTCCGGTTTGGCGTTTTGTTATTACAGCTTGGAGACCTTCAAGCTGCCGAAATGGGGGCATGTCGGGCTAAGTATTTCCTATAGTCTGATGGGCTTTGGTTTGGCCTTTTCAGAGATGGTGATGTGGTTAGATACCTTCATTTATTTGCCATTGATCATCCTGGGGATTCATCGGATCCTGGAGAAACGAAAACCAACACTGTTGTTTGTTAGTTATGTCTTGTTATTTATTTCCAACTTCTATATGGCTTTCATGGCCGGGCTCTTTACGTTTCTTTATTTCTGTGCACGAGCACTATTGTTGCAAAAAGGGCAACGAAAACAGCCGATCGTTATGTATCTGACGACCTCCTTATTAGCAGGTGGGGCATCCATGGCGATGTTGTTGCCCACCATTCTGGATTTGAAAAACAATGGGGAAGCGATGTCGAAGGTACAAACGATCTTGACCGATGGCACCGGTCCATTGGACCTGATTGCCAAGAATTTCGTAGGGGTCTATGATACGACGATGTTTGGGGCAGTCCCTTTTGTATTTGTTGGGTTACTGTCTTTGATCCTCTGTCTGTATTTCTTTGTCAGTAAACAGACCACGAAACGAGAGAAGTTGGTTTATGGCGGTTTATTCGCTGTTCTGATTCTCAGCTTCTACTTGGAGCCGTTGAATCTGTTCTGGCATGGTCTGCACACGCCGAACATGTTTCCGTTTCGTTATAGCTTCGGCCTTTCTTTTCTAGTGATTGCCTTAGCCGGTTACGGCTGGGAGCGACTGGACAAACAGGGAATTGATCGGCTGTTGAATATCGTGTTGGTGCTCGTTTTACTGTTTACCGGGGTCAAATTAGTCGGTTCCTATAGCGGTTCGTATCACTATGTGACCTTGTTGTCCTTTGGGGTGACAGTGGTTCTGAGCTTTGGTTATTTAGGTCTCTTGTTCTTACAGAAGAAGCGTCCTACAAAATGGTTAGGCCTGCTCTTTGTTCTTGTTATTAGTATAGAGAGCGGCGTCAATGCCTATAGTATTTTTTCTGGTATTGAAGGGGAGTGGTCCTATCCAACGGTGGCGAAGTACAACGGTTCTTATTCGGACATCAAAACGCTAGTCGATCAGACGAAGGAAGAGAACGCCTCGTTTTATCGAATGGAGACCTTGGATCCTGTTACAAAAAATGACAGTTTAGCCTATGGCTATAGTGGAGTTGGCATGTTTTCTTCGATTCGTAACCGTCATTCCTTGTCCTATCTAAATGATCTGGGCTATCGTTCCTGGGGAACGAATCTACAGATCAATTATCTAAACAACACCTTATTAATGGATGTTATTTCAGGAATCAAGTACAACCTGACAAAAGAAGACATGCATAAGTTCGGATTTACTAAACAGGCGGAAAGCGGCGAGTATGCGCTCTATAGTAATGCATACGCGATGCCACTAGGTGTATTGACGAATGAACAGGTCTATGAGGAAGGAAAAGTGCGGAGTCAGACCTCTCTGTTCAACCAATTAGCGGAAAAAGATTTTGAGTACTATACGTTTATGGAGCCGGAATTAGTCGAGCTGGATAATGTAAAGCTGGAAAAATCTGAAGGGTTGGTTACCTATCGGGCAAAAGATGAAGAGAAATATTCAAAAAAAATCGTCACTTGGGAAGCTGTGATTCCGGCAGGAAAACAGGCCTATCTTAGTTTAGCCCCTTACAATTATGATGATCTGGGTACGGCGAACATCGAGCTGAAGGTCAATGGGACCAGCCAAAAGACCCGAATCAACATGACGGGTCAATACTACGATTTGGGGATGTATGAAGAAGAGACACTTGTAGAATTTTCAGCAACGCTAACAGGTAGTACGGTATTCAGTTTCTTGACACCGGATATTGCTTTGTTGGATCTTGACTTGTTTGAAGAGGCCGCTTCATCGATTCAGCAAAAGGGCGTTGCTTTCACAGTCTCTGGACGTACAGCAAAGGCTGAGGTGGTAACCAACGAAGAGCAAGTATTGTTTACTACGATTCCTTATGATCAGGGCTGGACAGTCTCTGTAGATGGGAAGCAGGCAGAGATTCCACGTTTCAAGGATGCCTTTTTAACCGTAAAGATTCCAGCCGGGACCCATACGGTAGAATTTGTCTATCTGCCACCTGGCTTGACAAGCGGCAGCCTACTAACCGTTGGAAGTGTGTTTCTCTTTGGTGGTTATCTGTTTGTTTTAAGGAAACGAAAAGGCGATCTATTCTATCAGGTGACGACAGCCGATAGAGAGGACACTGAGTTAAAGTTGGAAAAAAAGGTAACAGAAAGTGAAGCAACAGAAACGCTGCAGTCGAGTACAATCGAGAAAGCAGAGTGCGAAAATTCTTCTTTAGGTATAGTAGAAGAGTCTGTACCAGAGAGTGAAGGGAAAGAAGAGCCTTCAGAAGCATCTTCCTTGATGAGTTCGTTCACCTTCAGTGACAAGCAGGAAGGCTTCGGCTTCTCCCTCCACACAGAAACAGAAGTAAAGAAAGAAACAGAGGAGCCTTCTGATCAAGAAAAATAG
- a CDS encoding ATP-dependent Clp protease proteolytic subunit: MYRLEEEQENTPKNDQGLIMKKMLEERTILIYGEVTQDLAREVSSQLLLLAAMGDEPIKIFINSPGGHVESGDTIHDMIQFVKPEVIVIGTGWVASAGVTIYLAAEAKNRYSLPNTRFMIHQPAGGVQGQGTEIQIEAKEIVRMRERVNRMIAEATGQTYEQVAKDTDRNFWMSADEAKNYGMVSKIIKSSDEV; the protein is encoded by the coding sequence ATGTACCGTTTAGAAGAAGAACAAGAAAATACACCAAAAAATGATCAAGGGTTGATCATGAAAAAAATGCTCGAGGAGCGTACCATCCTTATTTATGGAGAAGTAACGCAGGATTTAGCGCGTGAAGTCTCTTCTCAGCTATTGCTTTTAGCTGCTATGGGTGATGAGCCAATCAAAATTTTCATCAATAGTCCGGGAGGACATGTGGAGTCTGGCGATACGATTCATGACATGATTCAGTTTGTAAAACCGGAAGTTATCGTCATTGGTACTGGTTGGGTAGCGAGTGCAGGGGTAACGATTTATCTTGCTGCAGAAGCGAAAAACAGATATTCATTGCCAAATACACGATTCATGATTCATCAGCCTGCTGGTGGTGTTCAAGGTCAAGGAACGGAAATCCAAATCGAAGCGAAAGAAATCGTACGTATGAGAGAGCGTGTGAACCGTATGATCGCTGAAGCAACTGGTCAAACTTATGAGCAGGTTGCAAAGGATACCGATCGTAATTTCTGGATGTCTGCGGACGAAGCGAAAAACTACGGCATGGTTTCAAAAATTATCAAATCAAGTGACGAAGTGTAG
- the vanR gene encoding VanR-ABDEGLN family response regulator transcription factor: MMPTILLVEDEKEISELISYYLKNENYQVIACLTGAEAMDQLAQQKIDLAILDVMLPDMDGFDICRKIRETHMYPIIMLTAKGEEIDKITGLTIGADDYMTKPFKPLELIARVKAQLRRVTTYNGGADNLLAIRGLLMDLEKRKVLLDDEELYLTPLEFSILKLLCEHRGQAVSSEEMFKTIWGEKYYTNSNNTIMVHIRHLREKMNDSVEKPKYIKTVWGVGYTID; encoded by the coding sequence ATGATGCCGACGATTTTACTAGTTGAGGATGAAAAAGAAATTTCAGAGTTGATCAGCTATTATTTAAAGAATGAAAATTATCAAGTGATCGCTTGCTTAACAGGAGCCGAGGCGATGGATCAACTCGCACAGCAAAAGATTGATTTGGCGATTTTAGATGTGATGCTTCCTGATATGGACGGGTTTGATATTTGCCGAAAAATTCGAGAGACCCATATGTATCCAATCATAATGCTGACTGCTAAAGGCGAAGAAATAGATAAAATCACAGGACTGACTATCGGTGCGGATGATTATATGACGAAGCCGTTCAAGCCATTGGAGCTGATAGCCCGAGTAAAAGCTCAGCTGAGAAGAGTAACAACTTATAATGGTGGGGCAGATAATCTGTTGGCGATTCGAGGTTTGTTGATGGATTTGGAAAAGCGAAAGGTTCTGCTTGATGATGAAGAGCTGTATCTGACGCCCCTTGAATTTTCAATATTGAAGCTGCTTTGTGAGCATAGAGGCCAAGCTGTCAGCTCTGAGGAAATGTTCAAAACGATTTGGGGCGAAAAGTATTATACGAATTCCAACAATACCATCATGGTCCATATCCGTCATCTTAGAGAAAAAATGAACGATTCTGTCGAAAAACCAAAATACATCAAAACTGTGTGGGGGGTAGGCTATACAATTGACTAA
- a CDS encoding sensor histidine kinase, with translation MTKKENRKLLLRITLVCSAILVLFFLFIESGFSRFFRQFIYDFLVYNQSFEVNDELYYETTVSLTALKLLLIVIAVAAILSVALASYLIARGRINASVQELSKRIPEFLTTDTSMTTGDISLDNELLKIKTMNMKNEELLKRETQRTKDLITYLAHDLKTPLASVIGYLNLLIDSPELTTEQRAKFLKITLDKAGRLEELINAFFDITRFSLQDIHLEKTEMDLVLLIQQMTEEFYPLLSEKNQRMTYEGPETVAVEADSEQLARVLNNLFKNALSYGNPNSNIQVSLSESAKAIQLSVRNEGATIPKRQLEMIFDKFYRLDHARSTKTGGAGLGLAIAKEIMLAHGGTILAVSENGLTTFELTLPKS, from the coding sequence TTGACTAAAAAGGAAAATCGAAAATTGTTATTAAGAATCACTCTGGTTTGTTCTGCCATCTTAGTTTTGTTTTTTTTGTTCATTGAAAGTGGATTTAGTCGTTTCTTTCGTCAATTTATTTATGATTTCTTAGTATATAACCAAAGCTTCGAGGTAAATGACGAGCTCTACTATGAAACAACGGTTAGCTTGACTGCACTTAAATTGTTACTCATTGTGATTGCTGTTGCGGCCATATTATCTGTAGCACTTGCTAGCTATCTGATTGCAAGGGGGCGAATCAATGCCAGTGTACAGGAGCTGTCAAAAAGAATACCGGAGTTCCTGACAACAGATACATCAATGACTACCGGAGATATTTCCTTGGATAATGAGCTGCTAAAAATCAAAACGATGAACATGAAAAATGAGGAGCTGCTTAAACGAGAGACACAACGGACGAAAGATTTGATCACCTATCTTGCGCATGACTTGAAAACACCGCTAGCTTCAGTGATCGGCTATTTGAATCTGTTGATCGATTCACCGGAATTGACTACGGAGCAACGTGCAAAATTTCTGAAAATCACATTGGACAAAGCAGGCAGGTTGGAGGAATTGATCAATGCGTTCTTTGATATTACACGATTCAGCCTACAGGATATCCACTTGGAAAAAACTGAGATGGATCTGGTGTTATTAATTCAGCAAATGACAGAAGAATTTTATCCATTATTAAGTGAGAAAAATCAACGAATGACCTACGAGGGACCTGAAACGGTAGCTGTTGAGGCAGACAGTGAACAGCTTGCTCGTGTGCTCAATAACCTATTCAAAAATGCGCTGTCTTATGGGAACCCGAATTCTAACATACAGGTGAGCTTGTCTGAATCTGCTAAAGCAATCCAGCTTTCTGTCCGCAATGAAGGAGCAACGATCCCTAAGCGACAATTAGAAATGATTTTCGATAAGTTTTACCGACTTGACCATGCTCGTTCAACGAAAACAGGTGGTGCAGGGCTGGGGCTTGCGATTGCAAAAGAAATTATGCTTGCTCACGGTGGAACGATTTTGGCTGTCAGTGAGAACGGCCTGACCACATTTGAGTTAACGTTGCCAAAGTCTTAA
- a CDS encoding D-alanine--D-alanine ligase family protein, producing the protein MKKIAVLFGGKSSEYEVSLKSAFAVLEALDSKKYDIIKIGITRTGDWYHFTGENESICMDLWQQVEVCQKVSPIIGGEQHGFLLQETNQLLQVDILFPILHGEFVEDGCLQGVFEWMELPYVGCKTAASAVCMNKEMTHRFANSIGIKTTPSIRCDTHNLDVQEIHRFIQKEQFPVFIKPLRGGSSKGINRLTEMAQLPQAIEAVKEVDTQFVIEKSVDGFEVGCGILGNDELIIGAVDEIELAEGFFDYTEKYQMLSSSIHLPARISEDMKREVCYQAERLYRLLGCQGLARVDFFISREGELMLNEINTMPGFTDNSRYPSMLKAKGYSYSELLDRLIELAEEAEK; encoded by the coding sequence ATGAAGAAAATTGCAGTATTGTTTGGCGGAAAATCGTCTGAGTATGAGGTATCATTAAAATCAGCTTTTGCTGTATTGGAAGCTCTAGATAGTAAGAAGTATGACATCATTAAAATAGGAATCACGAGAACAGGCGATTGGTATCATTTTACAGGTGAAAATGAGAGCATCTGTATGGACCTTTGGCAACAAGTAGAGGTGTGTCAAAAGGTTTCTCCTATCATCGGTGGAGAGCAGCACGGCTTTCTACTCCAAGAAACCAATCAGCTCTTGCAGGTGGATATTCTTTTCCCGATACTTCACGGGGAGTTTGTTGAAGATGGTTGTCTACAAGGTGTATTTGAATGGATGGAGCTACCCTATGTAGGATGCAAGACGGCTGCTTCCGCGGTTTGTATGAACAAAGAAATGACCCATCGTTTTGCAAATAGCATTGGCATCAAAACGACCCCCTCCATTCGTTGTGACACCCATAATCTGGACGTTCAAGAAATTCACCGATTTATTCAAAAAGAACAGTTTCCAGTATTTATCAAACCATTACGAGGCGGGTCGTCTAAAGGTATCAATCGATTGACAGAAATGGCTCAGCTCCCACAAGCAATTGAAGCAGTCAAAGAGGTAGATACACAGTTTGTTATAGAAAAAAGCGTTGATGGTTTCGAAGTCGGCTGTGGTATTTTAGGCAATGACGAGTTGATAATTGGTGCGGTCGATGAAATCGAATTAGCTGAAGGCTTCTTTGATTATACAGAAAAATATCAAATGCTTTCTTCCTCTATCCATCTACCGGCACGCATTTCAGAGGATATGAAGCGTGAGGTATGTTATCAAGCGGAGCGACTCTATCGTCTGTTGGGTTGTCAAGGATTAGCTAGAGTGGACTTCTTTATTTCCAGAGAGGGGGAGCTGATGCTAAATGAGATCAACACCATGCCTGGATTTACAGATAACTCCCGCTATCCGAGCATGTTGAAAGCAAAAGGGTATAGCTATTCAGAGCTTCTTGACCGACTCATCGAGTTAGCAGAGGAGGCAGAAAAATGA
- a CDS encoding D-alanyl-D-alanine carboxypeptidase family protein, which translates to MTVLAKKRIPFPRLINAAHCLTPFEVPADLVEAPFSAGKAQVSLEVAEQLSQLIHHVGGEKQIIVTSGYRSYAEQQCLYEHSLTKYGRAHTENYVAKPGCSEHQLGHAVDLGFADTTNDEVCPTFEGREVSQKFLASMANFGFVLRYPKGKEVVTGIAYEPWHFRYVGRPHSEIMCQQSWTLEEYQAFLRDGGEVYGNHDLR; encoded by the coding sequence ATGACTGTGTTAGCAAAGAAAAGAATACCATTTCCTCGTCTGATCAACGCAGCTCATTGCTTAACACCCTTCGAGGTGCCGGCCGATCTGGTTGAGGCTCCATTCTCCGCTGGAAAAGCGCAAGTATCTCTTGAGGTCGCGGAGCAGCTAAGCCAGTTGATCCACCATGTTGGCGGAGAAAAGCAGATCATTGTGACCAGTGGCTATCGCAGTTACGCAGAGCAACAATGTCTTTATGAACATTCCTTGACGAAGTATGGGAGAGCCCATACAGAAAACTATGTGGCGAAGCCAGGATGTAGTGAACATCAGTTAGGGCATGCTGTTGATCTGGGATTTGCAGATACAACGAATGATGAGGTGTGCCCGACCTTTGAAGGCAGAGAAGTAAGTCAAAAATTTTTAGCTAGTATGGCAAATTTTGGGTTTGTTTTACGCTATCCAAAGGGAAAAGAGGTTGTGACCGGGATTGCCTATGAGCCTTGGCATTTTCGTTATGTCGGACGACCACACAGTGAAATCATGTGCCAACAAAGCTGGACCTTGGAGGAGTATCAAGCATTTCTGAGAGACGGGGGTGAGGTATATGGAAATCACGACCTCAGATAA